One stretch of Planococcus sp. PAMC 21323 DNA includes these proteins:
- a CDS encoding putative bifunctional diguanylate cyclase/phosphodiesterase: MNNNKNQLVLSFHPMTLSFRDRSLENEFKSINDNEVRVFNKLGIALSYFAWLTLVIFSYINIQPEYPHIAKVIFFVLYPIFTLNLLVLSSNRLSKYHQLMTAISNGFAGMSVVYIGQIVLDNYILSICGIIIVSMFAFFILRQRFKIAVPITLSYVIIYQVTLIGTSEVEILSLLLWVLVGTCIVGGNILEQANRKTFFQNKLRRIAEAENRDKGEFLSNMFNLVPVPIIVAQEDHQILETNPASNELFGTEQQYLLDLLAPSERRRMTLLKGFLKRTPIHNFEAELVDREGHIISTLINVNFVEREGKKMSICAIQDITDRKKAEEESTYLAYHDNLTGLPNRLQFTEKLNSFVELEQEIAVLFIDLDKFKMVNDTRGHTVGDKLLQQIAKRLNSCVSRGDIVFRIGGDEFTVILLGRTKFEVSRIVERILEEIRKPIFIDQHELYLRSSIGISFYPSDGENIESLIKNSDIAMYNSKVLGGNNYKFFTNSMNSSFEERVNLEENLHNALENNELVMYYQPQIDPKTGCMYGAEALIRWIHPEWGIVPPDRFIPIAEETGLIIPIGEWVLRTACKQAVQWNDTYGRPFHIAVNLSVKQFVNNDIVDTVQQVLEETGLDPNILELELTESVFLENTESMIAIMNKLKKLGVRISIDDFGTGYSSLSYLKDLPIDSIKIDQSFIRNLSKNKKTNSIISTIISLAQKLDLKSVAEGVETLEQYNYFKEEGCDLAQGYYFSRPVPVDQIANLLDRTEWDVEKVDDNFAVVVETVEVPVK, translated from the coding sequence ATGAACAATAATAAAAATCAACTTGTATTGTCTTTTCATCCAATGACCTTAAGTTTTCGGGACCGTTCACTAGAAAATGAATTTAAATCTATAAATGACAATGAAGTACGAGTGTTTAATAAACTAGGTATAGCCTTGTCTTACTTTGCCTGGCTTACTTTGGTTATATTCTCGTATATTAATATACAACCAGAGTACCCGCACATTGCTAAGGTGATATTTTTTGTCTTATACCCTATATTTACGTTGAATTTACTAGTTTTATCTTCAAATCGCCTTTCAAAATACCATCAGCTTATGACAGCAATCTCCAATGGCTTTGCAGGGATGAGTGTAGTTTATATAGGTCAAATTGTATTAGATAATTATATTCTATCGATTTGTGGAATAATTATAGTCAGTATGTTTGCATTCTTTATACTGAGACAAAGATTTAAAATTGCGGTTCCAATTACCCTAAGCTATGTGATCATCTATCAAGTTACATTAATAGGCACAAGTGAAGTTGAAATACTTTCTTTACTTCTTTGGGTGCTTGTTGGAACTTGTATCGTAGGCGGAAACATTTTAGAACAGGCAAACCGCAAAACATTTTTTCAAAACAAGTTACGCCGAATTGCTGAGGCAGAGAACCGTGACAAAGGCGAGTTTTTGAGTAATATGTTCAACTTGGTACCTGTACCGATTATTGTTGCTCAAGAAGATCATCAAATTTTGGAAACCAATCCAGCATCAAATGAACTTTTTGGGACAGAACAGCAGTATTTACTCGATTTATTGGCACCTTCTGAACGTCGCCGAATGACTTTGCTTAAAGGCTTTCTAAAAAGAACCCCGATTCATAACTTTGAAGCAGAGCTAGTCGATCGAGAAGGACATATCATTTCTACATTAATCAATGTGAACTTTGTAGAAAGAGAAGGAAAGAAGATGTCTATTTGTGCCATCCAGGATATTACTGATCGCAAAAAAGCCGAAGAGGAAAGTACCTATCTGGCCTATCACGATAACTTAACGGGACTTCCTAATCGTCTGCAGTTTACAGAGAAACTAAATAGCTTTGTGGAATTAGAACAGGAAATTGCTGTATTATTTATTGATTTAGATAAATTCAAAATGGTAAATGATACGCGTGGCCATACAGTTGGTGATAAACTCTTGCAGCAAATCGCAAAACGATTAAACAGTTGCGTTTCTAGAGGAGATATTGTGTTTCGTATAGGTGGAGATGAATTTACCGTTATATTATTAGGAAGAACGAAGTTTGAAGTTTCTCGTATCGTAGAGAGGATTTTAGAAGAAATTCGTAAGCCGATTTTTATCGATCAGCATGAACTATATTTGAGATCTAGTATTGGCATTAGTTTTTATCCTTCAGATGGTGAGAATATAGAGTCATTGATAAAAAATTCGGATATTGCTATGTACAATAGTAAAGTATTAGGCGGGAACAATTACAAGTTCTTTACGAACTCGATGAATAGCTCTTTTGAAGAACGAGTCAACCTTGAAGAAAATCTTCATAACGCGCTAGAAAATAATGAGTTAGTCATGTACTACCAACCGCAGATCGATCCGAAAACAGGGTGTATGTATGGGGCAGAAGCGCTTATTCGTTGGATCCACCCAGAGTGGGGAATCGTTCCACCTGATCGCTTTATTCCGATTGCAGAAGAAACGGGATTAATCATTCCAATAGGAGAATGGGTGCTAAGAACGGCCTGTAAACAAGCGGTACAATGGAACGATACGTATGGTCGTCCTTTCCATATAGCTGTGAACTTGTCAGTCAAACAATTTGTGAATAATGATATCGTGGATACTGTCCAACAGGTTCTCGAGGAAACAGGGTTAGATCCGAACATATTAGAACTTGAGTTAACCGAAAGTGTTTTCCTAGAAAATACTGAATCGATGATAGCCATTATGAATAAATTGAAAAAGCTAGGGGTTCGAATCTCGATTGATGATTTTGGAACGGGTTACTCTTCCTTATCTTACTTAAAGGATCTTCCAATCGACTCTATCAAAATTGATCAATCCTTTATTAGAAATCTATCTAAAAATAAAAAAACCAACTCTATTATTTCTACAATTATTAGTTTGGCACAGAAGTTGGATTTAAAGTCTGTTGCTGAAGGCGTAGAAACTTTAGAACAATATAATTACTTTAAAGAAGAAGGGTGCGACCTAGCACAAGGCTATTATTTCAGCCGGCCAGTGCCTGTAGATCAAATAGCAAACTTACTCGATCGGACAGAGTGGGATGTTGAAAAAGTGGATGATAATTTTGCGGTAGTCGTAGAAACAGTTGAAGTACCTGTGAAATGA
- a CDS encoding putative bifunctional diguanylate cyclase/phosphodiesterase encodes MDYYSLNDYMLSIVVASLAAFIGVKFIMKIDFLDKNKNKLRITSLVVGCIIYFAYLDTYFSGALTLIDLSLIVAIILFSAFSVYTAVSTICFKEVTFQRLLIGSIVFASCISLVNFIDLRRELIENNLNLNLLLFIGANTLLLGNTIASFRFIRQLRKIGKIHVKWIIYGSVAIGLAFASIRYTLFSSITLYSQYDLFSNHNVPIYDGIYFNNTLLPLTINIFGLVFLELFPSFISELYSEKQRELIYRNKHQYEALFENQAIAIFSVDTKGEINKVNEATKEITGFHPEELRKYASFKDLIHESQRDEFTNFLEIAFNGDSQMFETKLLTKFKSHIDVQITLVPNFLDEELSHINVFVKDITEIAEAREKMHHMAYHDPLTLLPNRRFFVEELDRRISFSTAYSQMAVCFLDLDRFKLVNDILGHQVGDQLLQVLADRFRSLVDKDVIVSRLGGDEFTFLFPDVSVFEAFQKQLEDILLQIQTPFLLGNQNQELYITGSIGVAMYPQDSQDGEDLMKFADAAMYSAKEKGKNMYEFYHNYLKEINPKQLSLEADVRKAVKEKEFEIYYQPQIDYATGKMFGVEALLRWNHPKEGLIKPDDFIAIVEDSELIIELGEWVLCESSKQVKSWQEQGCEELYLSVNVSIKQFFHHNFIGKIQEIFRETGYNFERLDLEITESLAIKDVEYAKDIFDRLRHLGISISMDDFGTGYSSLNHLKNFSIDRLKIDGSLIRDIEHDEKARTIIDTIIVMARNLKLLSLAEQVETVEQEEYLKSIGCNEVQGYLYSEPLTGEKMSKFLAKNYHASLLSRIDVT; translated from the coding sequence ATGGATTACTATTCACTTAATGATTACATGCTATCAATTGTAGTTGCCAGTCTAGCTGCTTTTATAGGTGTCAAATTTATAATGAAAATTGATTTCTTGGATAAAAATAAAAATAAATTACGTATAACCTCTTTGGTTGTCGGATGTATTATTTATTTTGCATACCTCGATACCTATTTTTCAGGTGCTCTTACATTAATTGATTTATCCTTAATCGTAGCCATTATCTTATTTAGTGCTTTTTCAGTTTATACAGCTGTAAGTACAATTTGTTTTAAAGAAGTTACATTTCAACGCTTACTTATCGGCTCTATTGTTTTTGCTAGTTGCATTAGCTTAGTCAACTTTATTGATCTTAGAAGAGAATTGATAGAAAATAATTTGAATTTGAATCTCTTATTGTTTATCGGTGCGAACACTTTGCTATTAGGAAATACAATAGCTAGCTTTCGCTTTATTCGTCAGCTAAGAAAAATAGGGAAAATTCACGTGAAATGGATTATTTATGGAAGTGTTGCTATTGGACTTGCATTTGCAAGCATCAGGTATACTTTGTTTTCTAGCATCACTTTGTATTCTCAATATGATTTGTTTAGTAATCATAACGTTCCGATTTACGATGGGATTTACTTTAATAACACATTATTACCATTAACGATTAACATCTTCGGCTTAGTATTTTTAGAACTGTTTCCAAGTTTTATATCTGAACTTTATAGCGAAAAACAACGAGAGCTTATTTATCGAAATAAGCACCAATATGAAGCACTTTTTGAGAACCAAGCGATTGCTATATTTTCTGTAGATACTAAAGGTGAAATCAATAAAGTGAATGAAGCTACGAAAGAAATAACAGGTTTCCACCCAGAGGAACTAAGAAAATATGCTTCGTTTAAAGACTTGATTCATGAATCTCAGCGTGATGAATTCACAAATTTCTTAGAAATTGCATTTAATGGCGACTCGCAAATGTTTGAAACAAAACTGCTTACTAAGTTTAAAAGTCACATCGATGTGCAAATTACATTAGTGCCAAATTTTCTAGATGAAGAGCTGTCACATATCAATGTTTTTGTAAAAGATATTACAGAGATTGCGGAAGCGAGAGAAAAGATGCACCATATGGCATATCACGATCCACTAACTCTTTTGCCAAACAGACGATTTTTTGTTGAAGAGTTAGACCGCAGAATTTCCTTTTCAACTGCCTATTCACAAATGGCTGTCTGCTTTTTAGATTTAGACCGCTTTAAATTAGTGAATGATATTTTAGGGCATCAAGTAGGCGATCAACTACTACAAGTATTAGCTGATCGATTCCGATCTCTAGTAGACAAAGACGTAATCGTGTCGAGGTTAGGTGGAGATGAGTTTACTTTTCTATTTCCTGATGTCTCAGTTTTCGAAGCGTTTCAAAAGCAGTTGGAAGATATTTTACTTCAAATCCAAACACCATTCCTTTTAGGAAATCAAAATCAAGAACTTTACATAACAGGGAGCATCGGAGTCGCAATGTATCCTCAAGATAGTCAAGATGGTGAAGATTTGATGAAGTTCGCTGATGCAGCTATGTACAGTGCTAAAGAAAAAGGGAAAAACATGTATGAGTTTTATCATAATTATTTAAAAGAGATAAACCCTAAACAACTCTCATTAGAGGCAGACGTTAGAAAAGCGGTTAAAGAGAAAGAATTCGAGATTTATTATCAACCGCAAATAGACTATGCAACTGGAAAAATGTTTGGTGTAGAAGCTTTACTCAGGTGGAATCATCCAAAAGAGGGATTAATAAAGCCGGACGATTTTATTGCGATAGTCGAAGATAGTGAGTTAATCATTGAGTTAGGCGAATGGGTATTGTGCGAATCTAGTAAACAAGTAAAAAGCTGGCAAGAGCAAGGGTGCGAAGAGTTGTATTTGAGTGTTAACGTATCGATTAAACAATTTTTTCATCATAATTTTATCGGCAAGATTCAAGAAATTTTTAGAGAAACGGGATACAATTTTGAGCGCTTGGACTTAGAAATAACCGAAAGCCTAGCGATTAAAGATGTAGAATATGCAAAAGATATTTTTGATAGGTTAAGACATCTTGGCATTTCGATTAGTATGGATGATTTTGGTACAGGGTATAGCTCGTTAAATCATTTGAAAAACTTTTCGATTGATCGATTGAAAATTGATGGTTCTCTTATTCGGGATATCGAGCATGATGAAAAGGCAAGAACCATTATCGATACGATTATTGTCATGGCTAGAAACTTAAAATTACTGTCACTTGCAGAACAAGTCGAAACGGTAGAGCAAGAAGAATATTTAAAGTCGATTGGCTGTAACGAAGTGCAAGGCTATTTGTACTCAGAGCCTTTAACTGGAGAGAAAATGAGCAAGTTTTTAGCCAAAAACTATCATGCTAGCTTGTTAAGTAGAATAGATGTTACTTAA
- a CDS encoding aminotransferase class I/II-fold pyridoxal phosphate-dependent enzyme yields the protein MTNNFASIGEVLTYLKDVTDLEERAKTIHSFVEVDNEYDRYLESGPATLMNVITEQTGEKKECILWNVNHYLSLNRNKNVIEKATRALSQFGTGAGTSASSCGMTTLHKDIERKISEMTGKESAVLFPTGFTANLGAISMLVGSKDLILFDRESHSSIINGIKLSNARKWVPFKHNDVVDLEKKLARYQDSFENIFVVIESAYSMSGDLAPLKEMVRLKQKHNFYLYVDEAHTFGIYGDKGQGYCYEQGVSSEVDFIMSTLSKATASIGGFLAADKKYCSLLRFSDSYLFQACLTPADAAVVLAALEEIENNPSLIHELHAKSNYMRNSLISKGFDLGSSESPIIPVFIEDHNKLRLVVNDLYHMGVYSTPIVFPAVKMNQGRIRLIVNYNHTKEQIDYTVNALEEVCGKHQVSGIKENRLVDMHRVM from the coding sequence ATGACGAATAACTTTGCTTCAATTGGGGAAGTCCTTACTTATTTAAAAGATGTCACTGATTTAGAGGAAAGAGCTAAAACAATTCATAGTTTTGTTGAGGTAGATAATGAATATGACCGATATTTAGAAAGTGGTCCTGCTACTTTAATGAACGTTATTACAGAACAAACAGGTGAAAAAAAAGAATGTATTTTATGGAATGTGAATCATTATCTTAGTTTAAATAGAAATAAGAATGTCATTGAAAAAGCGACTCGCGCTTTAAGTCAGTTTGGTACTGGGGCTGGAACTTCTGCCTCTTCTTGTGGAATGACAACTTTACACAAAGATATAGAGCGAAAGATAAGTGAAATGACTGGAAAAGAAAGTGCTGTTCTTTTCCCAACAGGATTTACTGCAAATTTAGGTGCTATTTCAATGTTAGTAGGTAGCAAAGATCTTATTCTTTTTGATCGCGAGAGTCATTCATCTATCATTAACGGTATAAAGCTATCTAATGCTAGAAAATGGGTTCCATTTAAACACAACGATGTTGTGGATCTTGAAAAGAAGTTAGCAAGATATCAAGATTCATTTGAAAATATTTTTGTGGTTATTGAGTCAGCTTATTCAATGAGTGGCGATTTAGCTCCATTGAAAGAAATGGTAAGGTTAAAGCAGAAGCATAATTTTTATCTATACGTTGATGAAGCACATACATTCGGTATTTATGGAGACAAAGGACAAGGGTATTGTTATGAGCAAGGGGTAAGTAGTGAAGTTGATTTTATTATGTCTACGTTATCGAAAGCAACAGCTTCTATTGGTGGTTTTCTTGCAGCAGACAAGAAATATTGTTCATTGCTCCGGTTTTCCGATTCTTATTTATTCCAAGCCTGTTTAACACCTGCAGATGCTGCAGTGGTTTTGGCAGCACTTGAAGAGATAGAAAACAATCCTTCATTAATTCATGAACTGCATGCTAAAAGTAACTACATGCGAAATTCATTAATATCTAAAGGATTTGACCTTGGAAGCAGCGAGAGCCCGATTATTCCCGTATTTATTGAGGATCATAATAAATTGAGATTGGTCGTCAATGACCTTTATCATATGGGTGTTTATTCTACTCCTATTGTTTTTCCTGCTGTGAAAATGAACCAAGGAAGAATTAGGTTAATCGTCAACTACAATCATACAAAAGAGCAGATTGATTATACAGTAAATGCTTTAGAAGAGGTTTGTGGCAAACATCAAGTTAGTGGAATTAAAGAAAATAGATTAGTTGATATGCATAGAGTTATGTGA
- a CDS encoding GNAT family N-acetyltransferase has translation MTKEDMINDNQNLLIESERCFVRPFIESDLDAFMLYRNDLEWMKFQGFKGLARKDYEEALLKQPVVENGIQLAIIRKTDQTLVGDIFLKKEANTYWIGYTISPLVKRQGYAFEMVNTVIHWVKKQGEFKIKASVALENRASIQLLEKVGFVLLEKEDDEFIYFMPHNLVE, from the coding sequence ATGACGAAAGAGGACATGATAAATGATAACCAAAACTTGCTGATTGAGTCTGAGCGATGTTTTGTAAGACCCTTTATCGAATCAGACCTTGATGCTTTTATGTTGTATCGAAATGATCTAGAGTGGATGAAGTTCCAGGGCTTTAAAGGGTTGGCAAGAAAAGACTACGAAGAAGCCTTGTTGAAACAACCGGTTGTGGAAAATGGAATCCAACTTGCAATCATCCGAAAAACTGACCAAACTCTTGTTGGAGATATTTTTTTGAAAAAAGAAGCGAATACTTACTGGATTGGCTATACAATAAGTCCGCTAGTTAAAAGGCAAGGATATGCTTTTGAAATGGTGAATACGGTTATTCACTGGGTCAAAAAACAAGGTGAATTCAAAATAAAGGCTAGTGTCGCGTTAGAAAACAGAGCATCTATTCAATTATTAGAAAAAGTAGGGTTTGTTTTACTCGAAAAGGAAGATGATGAATTCATTTATTTTATGCCTCATAATTTAGTGGAGTAA
- a CDS encoding nucleoside deaminase has translation MISETDLIYLKRCVELAGIALEKGDEPFGSVLVSVTGDVLFEDHNHVAGGDHTQHPEFTIARWAANHLPLEERSKATVYTSGEHCPMCAAAHGWVGLGRIVYASSSKQLTDWLSDMGAAPSRVRNLAIGEVIKDAVVDGPVAELAEQVHKLHQRSFDAKQ, from the coding sequence ATGATTAGTGAAACGGATTTAATTTATTTAAAGCGGTGTGTGGAATTAGCGGGAATAGCTTTAGAAAAAGGCGATGAGCCATTTGGTTCGGTTCTCGTTTCAGTTACAGGAGACGTTCTCTTTGAGGATCATAACCACGTAGCAGGAGGCGATCATACACAACATCCTGAATTTACAATTGCACGATGGGCAGCAAACCATTTACCACTTGAAGAACGAAGCAAAGCAACGGTTTATACGTCGGGAGAACACTGTCCAATGTGTGCAGCAGCTCATGGATGGGTAGGTTTGGGAAGAATCGTTTATGCAAGCTCTTCTAAGCAACTAACCGACTGGCTAAGTGATATGGGAGCAGCGCCTTCACGCGTTCGAAATTTAGCTATTGGAGAGGTTATTAAGGATGCGGTAGTAGATGGTCCCGTTGCGGAGCTAGCCGAGCAGGTGCACAAACTTCACCAACGTTCGTTTGATGCAAAGCAGTAA
- a CDS encoding DUF4317 domain-containing protein, whose translation MNNKDIADIRKRFKVDSDLLKIGDIYNVYIQQESSEIYHEESRSFSLLDREQQELFLANFKKVLGGKLDIKLFEVKFQPQEEGQKDHTQHLLYEGLEAKEVAEWKENMQQIALKMVQDVQYEKDIVITFIRGNYHKTTKRKSDESEMDFRDETYTTPFILSSMNQTELPKSSLVFDFVEKEFKSNILVDPVIKLSSPIGGFLFPSFTDNAADINRILYSAGKTNKPDFQFIENVLNGDEIVTAEEDKAVFEEIVKAVIGDEVDSRTLAGVYDEINQMLVIEAESDDDDEETPMMDVKEVERVLKASGMKDISTEKVERAFQQVVEDKTYEMKASHIVPSYTSKSIKISTKVADIAINPQDLRYVKQVNYNGKRCVLIEVEEDTMIEGFKLISEDLIE comes from the coding sequence ATGAATAACAAAGACATAGCAGATATTCGCAAACGATTTAAAGTAGACTCCGATCTACTGAAAATCGGTGACATTTATAACGTGTATATTCAGCAGGAAAGTAGTGAAATTTACCATGAGGAAAGTCGGTCATTTTCTTTATTAGACCGAGAACAACAAGAACTTTTTCTTGCCAATTTCAAAAAAGTATTAGGTGGAAAACTGGATATTAAGCTATTTGAAGTGAAATTCCAACCACAAGAAGAAGGACAAAAAGACCATACGCAACATTTATTATACGAGGGACTTGAAGCAAAAGAAGTCGCAGAATGGAAAGAAAACATGCAACAAATTGCTTTAAAGATGGTTCAAGATGTTCAATACGAAAAGGATATAGTCATTACGTTTATTCGTGGGAACTACCATAAAACCACAAAACGTAAATCAGATGAATCTGAAATGGATTTTCGAGATGAGACTTACACCACTCCATTTATTTTAAGCAGCATGAACCAAACCGAACTGCCGAAAAGTTCACTGGTATTTGATTTTGTGGAAAAAGAATTTAAATCGAATATACTAGTCGATCCAGTTATTAAACTATCTTCGCCAATTGGTGGTTTCTTGTTCCCAAGCTTTACGGACAATGCGGCAGACATCAATCGCATTTTGTATTCCGCTGGAAAAACAAACAAGCCAGATTTCCAATTTATCGAAAATGTATTAAATGGAGATGAGATCGTTACAGCTGAAGAAGACAAAGCGGTATTCGAGGAAATTGTCAAAGCAGTGATTGGAGACGAAGTTGATTCGAGAACACTTGCAGGTGTATACGATGAAATCAATCAGATGTTAGTCATTGAAGCTGAAAGTGACGATGACGATGAAGAAACTCCTATGATGGACGTTAAAGAAGTAGAGCGTGTATTAAAAGCGAGCGGCATGAAAGATATTAGTACAGAAAAAGTAGAACGAGCATTTCAGCAAGTGGTTGAAGACAAAACCTACGAAATGAAGGCTAGCCATATTGTGCCTAGTTACACTTCGAAATCAATTAAAATCAGTACGAAAGTAGCGGATATTGCGATAAATCCTCAAGACTTACGTTACGTCAAACAAGTTAATTACAATGGTAAACGTTGTGTATTAATTGAAGTAGAAGAAGATACGATGATTGAAGGATTTAAATTGATTTCAGAAGACTTAATCGAGTAA
- a CDS encoding sensor domain-containing diguanylate cyclase has product MYLIKGFFIYKKTIKKQKICCPYGCERLEEGVHMDYYTFSDYVLSVVIASIASFIGVSFIIKVNVNKKSRNKIRIVSLVFGMMIYYAFLNSYFSDIRSSVNWVFIVLVILFSSGAVYLAINTITNKEVSFRRLVVGALIFASCISLVNLIDIRTEMIAQNLKMNLWLFISANLLLLGNTIATFRFIRQLRKLGKVKISWLIYGSIAIGLAFSSIRFTLFSSITLFSNVDLFGYQGIPLLNFFYNDHTLLPLAINIFGLVFLELFPNFVSDVYSERQRELIYQNKYQYEALFENQAVAILSLNEKGKITKVNEIAKKMTGFDSEELEGLACFSELIHETQKENFIHLLTIAFHGESQMFETKLVTKLQTPVDVQITLLPIFLEEKLTHINIFAKDISEIAEAREEIHYMAYHDSLTLLPNRRFFVEELNRQIAKSHSQSKMAVCFLDLDRFKLVNDTLGHQAGDQLLKIVADRFRNTVDQDVVIARLGGDEFTFLFPNIVENEKFKKQLEEILIQIQTPFLLENQDQEFHVTGSLGIAIYPQDSQSCDNLMKFADMAMYSAKEHGKNRYVFYEDYLSEKNFEESLLEAEV; this is encoded by the coding sequence ATGTATTTAATTAAAGGTTTTTTTATTTATAAAAAAACGATAAAAAAACAAAAAATCTGTTGCCCCTATGGGTGTGAAAGGTTAGAAGAGGGTGTTCATATGGATTACTATACCTTTAGTGATTATGTATTATCAGTAGTAATAGCGAGTATCGCTTCATTCATAGGTGTTAGTTTTATCATAAAAGTAAATGTAAACAAGAAAAGCAGAAATAAAATACGTATTGTTTCTTTAGTTTTCGGTATGATGATTTATTATGCATTTCTCAATTCTTATTTTTCGGATATACGTTCATCTGTCAATTGGGTGTTTATTGTATTGGTCATTCTGTTTAGTTCTGGTGCAGTTTATCTAGCAATAAATACAATTACCAACAAAGAAGTTTCATTTCGTCGTCTAGTAGTTGGTGCATTAATATTTGCTAGTTGCATTAGCTTAGTAAACTTAATCGATATTAGAACAGAGATGATTGCACAAAATCTTAAAATGAATCTATGGTTATTTATTAGTGCAAACCTTTTATTATTGGGGAACACAATAGCCACGTTTCGATTTATCCGTCAACTTAGAAAGTTGGGGAAAGTAAAAATTAGCTGGCTCATATATGGGAGTATTGCTATTGGCCTAGCATTCTCAAGCATTCGGTTTACGCTTTTCTCTAGTATCACTTTATTTTCGAACGTCGACTTATTTGGTTATCAAGGCATTCCATTATTAAACTTTTTTTATAATGATCATACTCTACTGCCACTGGCGATTAATATTTTTGGATTAGTGTTTTTAGAGTTATTCCCCAACTTTGTGTCTGATGTTTATAGCGAGAGACAAAGAGAGCTTATTTATCAAAACAAATATCAGTATGAAGCGCTTTTCGAAAACCAAGCAGTTGCCATCTTATCGTTAAATGAAAAAGGGAAAATAACGAAAGTAAATGAAATTGCTAAAAAAATGACGGGTTTCGACTCAGAAGAACTAGAAGGCTTAGCTTGTTTTAGTGAGCTGATCCACGAGACACAAAAGGAAAATTTTATACATCTACTGACAATAGCATTTCATGGTGAATCCCAAATGTTTGAGACAAAACTAGTAACTAAACTTCAAACGCCAGTGGATGTGCAAATTACTTTACTACCAATTTTCTTAGAAGAAAAACTGACACATATTAATATATTTGCGAAAGATATATCTGAAATTGCAGAAGCAAGAGAAGAAATACACTACATGGCTTATCATGATTCCCTGACGCTGCTACCGAATAGAAGGTTTTTTGTAGAAGAGTTGAATCGACAGATCGCTAAATCTCATAGTCAATCGAAAATGGCCGTTTGTTTTTTAGATTTAGATCGCTTTAAGTTAGTGAATGATACATTGGGACATCAAGCAGGAGATCAATTGCTAAAAATAGTGGCCGATCGATTTAGAAATACCGTTGATCAAGATGTAGTCATTGCAAGATTAGGAGGGGATGAGTTTACTTTCCTATTTCCTAATATTGTGGAGAATGAAAAGTTTAAAAAGCAATTAGAAGAGATTTTGATACAAATTCAGACCCCTTTCTTATTGGAGAATCAAGATCAAGAGTTTCATGTGACAGGTAGCCTAGGCATCGCTATATACCCTCAAGACAGTCAATCATGTGATAACCTAATGAAGTTTGCGGACATGGCAATGTATAGTGCTAAAGAACATGGGAAAAATAGGTATGTATTTTATGAAGATTACTTAAGTGAGAAGAATTTCGAAGAGTCTCTTTTGGAAGCAGAAGTTTGA